In Pseudomonas sp. R76, one genomic interval encodes:
- a CDS encoding DUF72 domain-containing protein, with product MTTALQVGCAGWSLPREHWPAFAEEGTHLQRYASRFNAVEINSSFYRPHLPKTYERWAQSVPPGFRFSVKMPKHITHELRLQRCETALDAFLEQCLQLGEKLGCLLVQLPPSLAYEPAVAAQFFTALRQRFAGAVVVEPRHAIWREAEPLLQDLHIGRVFADPAVIDAGAGWPGVQYWRLHGSPRIYHSAYGPERVHAFARQLSQTVTAGVPTWCIFDNTASGHAVADALYLLDLDPTQPRPAALPSLTAHTPRHSVHATR from the coding sequence TTGACCACAGCGCTGCAGGTGGGCTGCGCGGGGTGGAGTTTGCCCCGTGAACACTGGCCGGCTTTTGCCGAAGAGGGCACGCATTTGCAGCGCTATGCATCGCGCTTCAATGCGGTGGAAATCAACAGTTCGTTTTACCGCCCGCACCTGCCCAAGACCTATGAACGCTGGGCACAATCGGTGCCGCCGGGGTTTCGTTTTTCAGTCAAGATGCCCAAACACATCACCCATGAGCTGCGCTTGCAGCGCTGCGAAACGGCGCTGGACGCGTTCCTCGAGCAGTGCCTGCAACTGGGCGAGAAACTCGGTTGCTTGCTGGTTCAACTGCCGCCATCGCTGGCTTACGAACCCGCTGTAGCGGCGCAATTCTTCACGGCATTACGCCAACGCTTCGCCGGTGCTGTGGTGGTTGAACCGCGTCACGCGATCTGGCGTGAAGCCGAGCCGTTGTTGCAGGATTTGCACATAGGGCGCGTGTTCGCGGACCCTGCTGTCATCGACGCAGGCGCCGGTTGGCCAGGCGTGCAGTATTGGCGTTTGCACGGATCACCGCGTATTTACCACAGCGCCTATGGACCGGAACGCGTGCACGCGTTTGCGCGCCAGCTGAGCCAAACGGTCACAGCGGGCGTTCCCACCTGGTGCATCTTTGACAATACCGCCAGCGGCCATGCGGTGGCCGATGCCTTGTATCTACTTGACCTCGACCCTACTCAACCTCGACCCGCAGCACTTCCAAGCCTAACTGCTCATACGCCTCGACACTCGGTACATGCCACTCGGTGA
- a CDS encoding copper chaperone PCu(A)C: MTAVQHLKRTLIGLSLLGLAAHASAQVLVTDAWVRASVPGQPSSGAFMTVTADTDSKLLSVASPVAKDVQIHEMSMKDDVMRMGPVDSVALPAGKAVKLDPNGYHVMLMGLTGQIKEGDQVPLTLTVENAKGEKQSIEVKAPARGLDGMDHSKMH, encoded by the coding sequence ATGACTGCCGTTCAACACCTCAAGCGCACCCTCATCGGCTTGTCCCTGCTGGGCCTTGCAGCACACGCCAGCGCCCAGGTGCTGGTAACTGACGCGTGGGTTCGCGCCTCGGTGCCGGGCCAGCCGTCCAGCGGCGCCTTCATGACTGTCACTGCCGACACTGACAGCAAACTGCTCAGCGTGGCGTCGCCGGTGGCCAAGGACGTGCAGATCCATGAAATGAGCATGAAGGACGACGTCATGCGCATGGGCCCGGTGGACTCGGTTGCGCTGCCGGCCGGTAAAGCGGTGAAGCTCGACCCGAACGGTTACCACGTGATGCTGATGGGCCTGACCGGGCAGATCAAGGAAGGCGACCAAGTGCCGCTGACCCTGACGGTGGAAAACGCCAAGGGCGAGAAACAGTCGATTGAAGTCAAAGCGCCGGCCCGTGGGCTGGATGGTATGGACCATAGCAAGATGCACTAA
- a CDS encoding DNA methylase, translating to MARSITASELGIELTPEDDSSLFKWFIASFLMGKRIQAPIAAQAYKVIVEEQGRDTARKLQHCTSRELVTMLGRAHYVRYDESTAQRLLDLSAKLNAEYGGKISHIRSASADRKAFEKRLGEFDGVGPKTIEIFMRDAAKVLF from the coding sequence ATGGCCAGGTCGATTACCGCGTCTGAATTGGGCATCGAACTCACACCCGAAGACGACAGCAGCCTGTTCAAGTGGTTTATCGCCAGCTTCCTGATGGGCAAGCGCATTCAGGCGCCCATCGCCGCGCAGGCCTACAAGGTGATTGTGGAAGAGCAAGGCCGCGATACCGCGCGCAAGTTGCAGCACTGCACCTCGCGCGAACTGGTGACCATGCTCGGGCGTGCGCATTACGTGCGTTACGACGAAAGCACGGCGCAGCGTCTGCTCGATCTCAGTGCCAAGTTGAACGCTGAATACGGCGGCAAGATCAGCCATATCCGCAGCGCCAGCGCCGACCGCAAGGCGTTTGAAAAACGCCTGGGTGAATTCGATGGAGTAGGGCCCAAGACCATTGAGATTTTCATGCGCGATGCGGCCAAGGTGCTGTTTTGA
- a CDS encoding DUF1028 domain-containing protein: MTFSIVARCADTGQLGIAISSSSIAVGARCPWLRPGVGAVSTQNITLPALGPDVLDLLEQGLEPAAAVDQALTRNGYSQYRQLTAIDHLGRSVHFSGSETLGTHNAVSGEQCVAAGNMIADRAVIEAMVKAFEHAEGQLADRLLAAMHAAIAAGGEAGPVHSAALVVVGELTWPIINLRVDWANEQPIAELQKLWDAYRPQVQDYIDRALAPDRSPGYGVAGDER, translated from the coding sequence ATGACCTTTTCAATCGTCGCGCGTTGCGCAGACACCGGCCAGCTGGGCATCGCCATCAGCTCATCGAGCATCGCCGTGGGCGCGCGCTGCCCGTGGCTGCGCCCCGGTGTGGGCGCGGTCTCGACCCAGAACATCACGCTGCCCGCCCTGGGCCCGGACGTGCTCGACCTGCTCGAACAAGGCCTTGAACCCGCCGCCGCCGTCGACCAAGCCCTGACGCGCAACGGCTACAGCCAATACCGGCAACTCACGGCGATTGATCACCTGGGCCGCAGCGTGCATTTCAGCGGCAGCGAAACCCTTGGCACCCACAACGCGGTGTCGGGTGAACAGTGTGTGGCGGCGGGCAATATGATCGCCGACCGCGCGGTGATCGAGGCGATGGTCAAGGCCTTCGAACACGCCGAAGGCCAACTGGCGGATCGGCTACTGGCGGCCATGCACGCCGCCATCGCCGCCGGTGGAGAAGCCGGCCCGGTGCATTCCGCCGCCTTGGTGGTGGTGGGCGAACTGACCTGGCCGATCATCAACCTGCGCGTGGATTGGGCCAATGAGCAGCCCATCGCCGAACTGCAAAAGCTCTGGGACGCCTACCGCCCGCAAGTGCAGGACTACATCGACCGCGCCCTCGCCCCCGACCGCTCCCCCGGCTACGGCGTGGCCGGAGACGAGCGATGA
- a CDS encoding type 1 glutamine amidotransferase domain-containing protein — protein sequence MSSQLNGKKILIITSNTGIERDELLKPLEALRGYGATVTHASSKGGTTQTFVGDTEKDKTVESDAKLSDVVGSDFDALVIPGSTVNADTLRQDAAALALINDFVKAGKTIAAICHGPWALIDAGVIKGKTLTSYKSVRIDLENAGAAGWVDAEVKECQANGWTLITSRTPDDLPAFSTAIAKVVAG from the coding sequence ATGAGTTCGCAACTCAACGGCAAGAAAATCCTCATCATCACCTCCAACACCGGCATCGAGCGCGATGAGCTGCTCAAGCCGCTGGAAGCGCTGCGCGGTTATGGCGCTACGGTGACGCACGCGTCCAGCAAAGGCGGCACCACTCAGACTTTCGTCGGCGACACGGAGAAGGACAAAACCGTGGAATCCGACGCCAAGCTGTCGGACGTGGTGGGAAGCGATTTTGACGCGCTGGTGATTCCCGGCAGCACCGTCAACGCCGATACGTTGCGCCAGGATGCGGCCGCATTGGCCCTGATCAATGACTTCGTCAAGGCCGGTAAAACCATCGCCGCCATCTGCCACGGGCCATGGGCGCTGATCGACGCTGGGGTGATCAAGGGCAAGACCCTGACCTCCTACAAAAGCGTGCGCATCGACCTGGAAAACGCCGGCGCTGCCGGTTGGGTGGATGCCGAGGTCAAGGAATGCCAGGCCAATGGCTGGACATTGATCACCTCGCGTACGCCGGATGACTTGCCGGCGTTCAGCACGGCGATTGCCAAGGTGGTTGCGGGCTAA
- a CDS encoding SCO family protein, whose protein sequence is MSTLFTRRKVLTGMGLLGLGSLLGGCDYSPKLNFKYGKDLSDKIMGRTFKLKNTDGETVTLSSFRGLMPVVFFGFTQCPAVCPTTLARAAQAKKLMGRDGEIMQVVFITLDPERDTPELLDRYVKAFDPSFEALYGTPEEIAVAAKEFGIFYEKIPAGDTYTLSHTSTSFVFDTRGNLRLGLSASLTAKECAEDLLTVMEVC, encoded by the coding sequence ATGAGTACGTTATTCACCCGCCGCAAAGTGCTGACCGGTATGGGCCTGTTGGGCCTGGGCAGCCTGCTGGGCGGCTGTGACTACAGCCCCAAGCTGAACTTCAAGTACGGCAAGGACCTCAGTGACAAGATCATGGGCCGCACCTTCAAGCTCAAGAACACCGACGGCGAAACCGTCACCTTGAGCTCGTTCCGTGGCCTGATGCCGGTGGTGTTCTTCGGTTTCACCCAATGCCCGGCCGTGTGCCCCACCACCCTGGCGCGCGCCGCCCAGGCCAAGAAGCTGATGGGCCGCGACGGCGAGATCATGCAAGTGGTGTTCATCACCCTCGACCCCGAGCGCGACACCCCGGAACTGCTCGACAGGTACGTGAAGGCTTTCGACCCCAGCTTCGAGGCGTTGTACGGCACCCCGGAAGAAATCGCCGTGGCGGCCAAGGAGTTCGGGATCTTTTATGAAAAGATCCCTGCCGGTGACACCTATACCCTGTCGCACACCTCGACCAGTTTCGTCTTCGACACCCGTGGCAACCTGCGCCTGGGCCTGTCGGCTTCCCTTACCGCTAAAGAGTGCGCAGAAGACCTGCTCACCGTCATGGAGGTCTGCTAA
- a CDS encoding putative natural product biosynthesis protein, translated as MNHVVPAGASRLVSKATRRVRAEPPLPEYPSNSRCFVHLDARLLPYWHTLFDICPALLKLDPPEGLNLFRSFMTWAYRNQPPQDWTYHLNVCRWLLSSPYRSQIDEEPIEAFMAAAAACWINTDDSQAHGLVLAWRGSRIFDWKGAAVAGAEQQVLPASTGDFAWSPLTRQGGFSGWQSVP; from the coding sequence ATGAATCATGTAGTGCCTGCTGGCGCCAGCCGTCTGGTCAGCAAGGCGACCCGCCGCGTGCGCGCGGAACCGCCGCTGCCTGAATACCCGAGCAATTCCCGCTGCTTCGTGCACCTGGATGCGCGTTTGTTGCCGTATTGGCACACCTTGTTCGACATCTGCCCGGCGCTGCTCAAGCTCGACCCGCCGGAGGGCTTGAACCTGTTTCGCAGCTTCATGACCTGGGCTTATCGCAACCAGCCACCGCAGGACTGGACCTATCACCTGAACGTTTGCCGATGGCTGCTCAGCTCGCCGTATCGATCACAAATCGATGAGGAGCCGATAGAGGCGTTCATGGCAGCCGCGGCGGCGTGCTGGATAAATACTGATGACAGCCAGGCGCACGGGCTGGTGTTGGCCTGGCGAGGTTCGCGGATTTTTGACTGGAAAGGCGCCGCCGTGGCTGGCGCCGAACAGCAGGTGTTGCCAGCGAGTACAGGCGATTTCGCCTGGAGCCCGCTGACCCGTCAAGGTGGTTTCAGCGGCTGGCAGTCGGTGCCCTGA
- a CDS encoding type III effector, translating to MRVDTPPASFFGSGFKDLLFNGRNPFDTGGLENMSNAEVARHANVSFTPNHGVPTYEVAKQSTGEIFAGWSSENKALKYKNFAFIKFTRTPAKEEGRSVGDKFHISVAQKDMAKAFEVVGKLINSEDSPINSWKATDVSRADPRDTRISQGAQFTLYPKPDRTDGTYSPEHMGKIQALVKAIEQALQEAGINKSEHKPASDVSAPAWGYVSYRNEDRSDRVGSESQSAALKQEPFFKLIAGIAP from the coding sequence ATGCGAGTAGACACCCCCCCGGCCTCCTTTTTCGGTTCGGGCTTCAAAGACTTACTGTTTAACGGCCGCAACCCTTTTGACACCGGCGGCTTGGAGAACATGAGCAACGCCGAGGTTGCGCGCCATGCAAACGTAAGTTTTACCCCCAATCATGGAGTGCCGACGTATGAGGTCGCCAAGCAGTCCACGGGTGAGATCTTTGCGGGATGGAGCAGCGAAAACAAAGCCCTTAAATATAAAAACTTCGCCTTTATCAAATTCACGCGCACGCCCGCCAAAGAAGAAGGCCGATCAGTGGGCGACAAGTTCCACATCAGCGTCGCGCAAAAGGATATGGCCAAGGCCTTTGAAGTTGTCGGCAAGCTTATTAATTCAGAAGACAGCCCGATCAATAGCTGGAAAGCCACCGATGTCAGCCGCGCCGACCCAAGGGACACGCGCATATCGCAGGGCGCCCAGTTCACGCTTTATCCCAAACCCGACCGCACGGATGGCACCTATAGCCCCGAACACATGGGGAAAATCCAGGCGTTGGTCAAGGCCATCGAGCAGGCGCTGCAAGAGGCAGGCATCAATAAAAGTGAGCACAAACCCGCCTCCGATGTATCGGCGCCAGCGTGGGGATACGTGTCTTATCGCAATGAAGACCGAAGCGACCGGGTGGGCTCCGAAAGCCAAAGTGCTGCATTGAAGCAAGAGCCCTTTTTCAAGCTCATCGCCGGCATTGCGCCCTGA
- a CDS encoding flavin-containing monooxygenase, which yields MPTLNPTALRKDRHMTQAITTIDTLVVGAGQAGVAMSEHLSKQGVPHLVLERSRIAERWRTGRWDSLVANGPAWHDRFPGLEFDDVAADGFAPKERVADYFEAYARKFNAPIRTGVDVTSVVRNVGRPGFTVHTSEGVIEANRVVAATGPFQKPVIPAIAPKDTALHQIHSADYRNPAQLPAGAVLVVGAGSSGVQIADELQRSGRQVYLSVGAHDRPPRAYRNRDFCWWLGVLGEWDQAAMKPGREHVTIAVSGAHGGKTIDFRELAQQGMTLVGLTQAFNGSTATFQANLVENLARGDENYLALLDAADAYIERNGLDLPVEPEARRVFPDAECIKHPILELDLAKAGITSIIWATGFAVDYSWLKVDAFDANGKPQHQRGVAPESGIYFLGLPWQSRRGSSFIWGVWHDAKYVADHIAIQRQYLEYREAAPLVHKSPVSA from the coding sequence ATGCCCACGCTGAATCCAACTGCATTACGCAAGGACAGACACATGACCCAAGCAATAACAACAATAGACACGCTGGTAGTCGGCGCCGGCCAGGCTGGCGTGGCCATGAGCGAGCACCTGAGCAAGCAAGGCGTGCCGCACCTGGTGCTGGAACGCAGCCGCATCGCCGAGCGCTGGCGCACCGGCCGCTGGGATTCGCTGGTAGCCAACGGCCCCGCCTGGCACGACCGCTTTCCGGGCCTGGAATTCGATGATGTCGCCGCCGATGGCTTCGCGCCGAAAGAGCGCGTGGCGGATTATTTCGAAGCCTATGCACGCAAATTCAATGCGCCGATTCGCACCGGCGTGGACGTAACCTCAGTGGTGCGCAACGTCGGCCGCCCAGGCTTTACCGTGCACACCAGCGAAGGCGTGATCGAAGCCAACCGCGTCGTCGCCGCCACCGGGCCATTCCAGAAACCAGTGATTCCGGCGATTGCGCCGAAAGACACCGCGCTGCATCAAATCCATTCCGCCGACTACCGCAACCCCGCGCAGCTGCCCGCCGGTGCCGTGCTGGTGGTGGGCGCCGGTTCTTCCGGCGTGCAAATCGCCGATGAACTGCAGCGCTCCGGGCGCCAGGTGTACCTCTCAGTCGGCGCCCACGACCGCCCGCCCCGCGCCTATCGCAACCGCGACTTCTGCTGGTGGCTGGGCGTGTTGGGCGAGTGGGACCAGGCCGCGATGAAACCCGGCCGTGAGCACGTGACCATCGCAGTCAGCGGCGCCCACGGCGGCAAGACCATTGATTTTCGCGAGCTGGCCCAGCAAGGCATGACCCTGGTCGGTTTGACCCAAGCCTTCAACGGCAGCACCGCCACCTTCCAGGCGAACCTGGTGGAAAACCTGGCACGCGGTGACGAAAACTACCTGGCCCTGCTGGACGCCGCCGACGCCTACATCGAGCGCAACGGCCTCGACCTGCCGGTGGAGCCCGAAGCCCGCCGCGTATTCCCCGATGCCGAGTGCATCAAACACCCGATCCTTGAGCTGGACCTGGCCAAGGCCGGTATCACCTCGATCATCTGGGCCACCGGTTTTGCCGTGGATTACAGCTGGCTGAAAGTCGATGCCTTCGACGCGAACGGCAAGCCGCAACACCAGCGCGGCGTGGCCCCTGAGTCGGGTATCTACTTCCTCGGTTTGCCGTGGCAGTCGCGCCGTGGCTCGTCGTTTATCTGGGGGGTGTGGCACGACGCCAAATACGTCGCCGACCACATCGCCATCCAGCGCCAGTACCTCGAATACCGCGAAGCGGCGCCGCTTGTTCATAAATCGCCCGTCAGCGCCTGA
- a CDS encoding hemerythrin domain-containing protein, translating into MNAIDLLKADHERVKALLTQLSESTERGVKKRTELLAKLEMEISLHTRLEEEILYPAFRKAGGKEQDIMYHEAKEEHRTVDALVLPDLKQTEPSTTEFSGRVKVVKELLEHHIEEEETEMFPQAKKLLGKTVLEALGAEMEAMKAAHKKALGAKPIAA; encoded by the coding sequence ATGAATGCCATCGACCTTCTCAAAGCTGACCACGAACGCGTCAAGGCACTGCTGACTCAACTGAGTGAGTCCACCGAGCGCGGCGTCAAGAAACGCACTGAATTGCTGGCCAAACTCGAGATGGAGATCAGCCTGCACACGCGGCTTGAGGAAGAGATTCTTTACCCGGCCTTCCGCAAGGCTGGCGGTAAAGAGCAAGACATCATGTACCACGAAGCCAAGGAAGAGCACCGCACTGTCGACGCCTTGGTGCTGCCCGACCTGAAGCAAACCGAGCCGTCCACCACCGAATTTTCCGGCCGTGTGAAGGTCGTCAAGGAACTGCTGGAGCACCATATCGAAGAAGAGGAAACCGAGATGTTCCCGCAGGCGAAAAAGCTGCTGGGCAAGACCGTGCTGGAAGCGCTGGGCGCAGAAATGGAAGCGATGAAGGCAGCCCACAAAAAAGCCCTGGGCGCCAAGCCAATCGCGGCTTGA
- a CDS encoding DUF4142 domain-containing protein, which yields MTTLLMKKMGLTFALVAGSMSTAMAATSNSFVEDAAQGGITEVEAGKLALEKSSAADVKTFAQHMVTDHTKANEELAALAKKLDIEVPDDAALTDKAKKAILEMRDESFDKAYANNQVAAHEKTVELFKKEAASSDNAELKAFATKTLPTLEAHLKMAKELQANHAK from the coding sequence ATGACTACTCTGCTGATGAAAAAAATGGGCCTGACCTTTGCACTGGTCGCAGGCTCGATGTCCACGGCCATGGCCGCCACGTCCAACAGCTTTGTTGAGGACGCCGCCCAAGGCGGTATCACCGAGGTGGAAGCCGGCAAGCTGGCCCTGGAAAAAAGCAGCGCGGCCGACGTGAAAACGTTCGCCCAGCACATGGTCACCGACCACACCAAAGCCAACGAAGAACTCGCGGCATTGGCGAAGAAGCTGGATATCGAAGTGCCGGATGATGCCGCCCTGACTGACAAGGCCAAGAAAGCCATCCTGGAAATGCGCGATGAGTCGTTCGACAAGGCCTATGCCAACAACCAGGTGGCCGCCCACGAGAAAACCGTGGAATTGTTCAAGAAAGAAGCCGCCTCCTCGGACAACGCCGAGCTGAAGGCCTTCGCCACCAAGACCCTGCCGACCCTTGAAGCCCACCTGAAAATGGCCAAGGAGCTGCAAGCCAATCACGCTAAATAA
- the argE gene encoding acetylornithine deacetylase → MSSSRELLQTLVGFDTTSRESNLQLIECVRDYLAGFGVASELVYNEERSKANLFASIGPVELPGIVLSGHTDVVPVDGQPWTVPPFALTERDGKLFGRGTADMKGYIACVLALVPALVKATLRVPVHIALSYDEEVGCLGVRSLLAVLEQRPVKPMLCIIGEPTELKPVLGHKGKLAMRCDVHGEACHSAYAPYGVNAIEHAAELIGELGRIGQRLREKQDPRFDPPFSTVQTGVISGGKALNIVPADCRFDFEIRALPSQDPAEVASELQAYAQQQVLPRMQAVSAQSAIRFTELSAYPGLVTDERSQAAELIAAFSGSREFGTVAFGTEGGLFDAVGIPTVVCGPGSMDQGHKPDEFVSVEQLAGCEAMLLRMLDSIRA, encoded by the coding sequence ATGAGCAGCAGCCGCGAGTTGCTGCAGACGCTGGTGGGGTTTGATACCACCAGCCGCGAGTCCAACCTGCAGTTGATTGAATGCGTGCGCGATTACCTCGCCGGGTTCGGCGTGGCCAGTGAGCTGGTCTACAACGAAGAACGCAGCAAGGCCAACCTGTTTGCCAGCATCGGCCCGGTGGAACTGCCGGGCATTGTGCTGTCGGGGCACACCGATGTGGTGCCGGTGGACGGCCAGCCATGGACAGTGCCGCCTTTTGCGTTGACCGAGCGCGACGGCAAGCTGTTTGGACGTGGCACGGCGGATATGAAGGGTTACATCGCCTGTGTGCTGGCGCTGGTGCCGGCGCTGGTCAAGGCCACCTTGCGCGTGCCGGTGCATATCGCCCTGTCCTACGACGAAGAAGTCGGTTGCCTGGGCGTGCGCTCTTTGTTGGCGGTGCTGGAGCAGCGGCCGGTGAAACCCATGTTGTGCATCATCGGCGAGCCGACTGAGCTGAAGCCGGTGCTTGGCCATAAGGGCAAGTTGGCGATGCGTTGTGATGTGCATGGCGAGGCCTGCCATTCGGCGTATGCGCCCTATGGCGTGAATGCCATCGAACACGCGGCCGAGTTGATCGGTGAACTGGGCCGGATTGGCCAGCGCCTGCGCGAGAAGCAAGACCCACGCTTTGACCCGCCGTTCAGCACCGTGCAGACCGGGGTGATTTCGGGAGGCAAGGCGCTGAACATCGTGCCGGCGGATTGCCGGTTTGATTTCGAGATTCGCGCGTTGCCGTCGCAGGACCCAGCCGAGGTGGCTTCAGAACTGCAAGCCTACGCACAGCAACAGGTGCTGCCGCGCATGCAGGCCGTGAGTGCGCAGAGTGCGATTCGGTTTACCGAGTTGTCGGCGTATCCGGGGTTGGTCACCGATGAGCGCAGCCAGGCTGCCGAACTGATTGCGGCGTTCAGCGGTTCCCGGGAATTTGGCACCGTGGCGTTTGGCACCGAGGGTGGGTTGTTTGATGCGGTGGGGATTCCCACCGTGGTGTGCGGGCCTGGGAGTATGGATCAGGGGCATAAGCCGGATGAATTTGTGAGTGTGGAGCAGCTGGCGGGCTGTGAGGCGATGTTGCTGCGCATGCTCGACTCGATTCGCGCTTAA
- a CDS encoding PLD nuclease N-terminal domain-containing protein has translation MQLETIWIILAVILLILELWAINVVLRSTGGWETKGLWLIILIFVPLFGLIVWALFGPKREMADQRKS, from the coding sequence ATGCAATTGGAAACTATCTGGATCATTTTGGCCGTCATTCTGCTGATCCTGGAATTGTGGGCGATCAACGTTGTATTGCGCAGCACCGGTGGCTGGGAGACCAAGGGGCTGTGGCTGATCATTCTGATTTTTGTGCCGCTGTTCGGGCTGATTGTCTGGGCGCTGTTCGGGCCAAAACGTGAGATGGCTGATCAACGTAAAAGCTGA
- a CDS encoding RidA family protein: MPTHTRIRMFNTKETYPNQSLDNDLCQAVRAGNTVYVRGQVGTDFDGNLIGLGDPRAQAEQAMKNVKQLLEEAGSDLSHIVKTTTYLIDPRYREPVYQEVGKWLKGVFPISTGLVVSALGQPQWLMEIDVIAVIPE, translated from the coding sequence ATGCCTACTCACACTCGCATCCGCATGTTCAACACCAAGGAAACCTACCCCAACCAAAGCCTGGACAACGACCTGTGCCAGGCCGTGCGTGCCGGCAATACCGTGTATGTGCGCGGCCAGGTGGGGACTGATTTCGACGGCAACCTGATCGGCCTCGGCGACCCGCGTGCCCAGGCCGAGCAGGCGATGAAAAACGTCAAGCAACTGCTGGAAGAGGCAGGTTCGGACCTGAGCCACATCGTCAAAACCACCACTTACCTGATCGACCCGCGCTACCGCGAGCCGGTGTACCAGGAAGTCGGCAAGTGGCTCAAAGGCGTGTTCCCGATCTCCACCGGGCTTGTGGTGTCGGCCCTGGGCCAGCCACAGTGGTTGATGGAAATTGACGTGATCGCCGTCATCCCCGAATAA
- a CDS encoding ATP-dependent Clp protease proteolytic subunit has protein sequence MTEHVIHFHCQIDQGTTERFRDCCLDAIGEGASSLLLNLSTTGGSTNFGFTLYTFLKALPVPLCAINAGNIESMGIIMFLAADRRITTPHSRFLIHPMNWYFSQSSVDHQRLREYLSSLDNDLARYVKIYELETTQAETQLDIFKCLSAEEKVIAAHESLAYGIAHEVQQVVFAEDIKHWKVSGG, from the coding sequence ATGACCGAGCACGTTATCCACTTTCATTGCCAGATCGACCAGGGCACCACCGAACGCTTTCGCGACTGCTGCCTGGATGCCATCGGCGAAGGCGCCAGCTCCCTGCTGCTGAACCTGTCGACCACCGGTGGCAGCACCAATTTCGGCTTTACCCTCTACACCTTTCTCAAGGCGCTGCCGGTGCCGTTGTGCGCGATCAACGCGGGCAATATCGAATCCATGGGCATCATCATGTTCCTGGCCGCCGACCGCCGTATCACCACGCCACACTCACGGTTTTTGATCCACCCGATGAACTGGTATTTCAGCCAGAGCTCGGTGGACCACCAGCGCCTGCGCGAATACCTGTCGAGCCTGGATAACGACCTGGCGCGTTACGTGAAGATCTACGAGTTGGAGACCACCCAAGCCGAAACCCAGCTGGATATTTTCAAGTGCCTATCGGCCGAAGAAAAAGTCATCGCCGCCCACGAGTCGCTGGCGTATGGAATCGCCCACGAGGTGCAGCAGGTGGTGTTTGCCGAAGACATCAAGCATTGGAAGGTCAGCGGTGGCTAA
- a CDS encoding DUF2946 domain-containing protein: MKLSHPDRSLIAWALYFCVLMNLFACGLGHGQMVGQQLNGIGGAFCSVDGSQAPLSDKGLGNPSSGNISNYFACPVCAALTVAIVFLIGLAWLLGLGQTPRPAHERRNKAPPRYSWPSANPRASPAF; this comes from the coding sequence ATGAAATTGAGCCACCCCGACCGTTCGCTGATCGCCTGGGCCCTGTACTTTTGCGTGCTGATGAACCTGTTCGCCTGCGGTTTGGGCCATGGGCAAATGGTGGGCCAGCAGCTCAATGGCATCGGTGGCGCGTTCTGTTCGGTGGACGGTAGCCAGGCGCCACTTTCCGACAAAGGGTTGGGAAACCCCTCTTCCGGCAACATCTCGAACTACTTTGCCTGCCCGGTGTGTGCCGCCTTGACTGTGGCCATCGTGTTCCTCATCGGCCTGGCCTGGCTGTTGGGCCTCGGGCAAACCCCACGCCCGGCCCATGAGCGCCGCAACAAAGCCCCGCCGCGTTACTCCTGGCCCTCGGCCAACCCCCGCGCTTCCCCCGCATTCTGA